The following proteins are encoded in a genomic region of Triticum dicoccoides isolate Atlit2015 ecotype Zavitan chromosome 1B, WEW_v2.0, whole genome shotgun sequence:
- the LOC119348709 gene encoding KH domain-containing protein SPIN1-like isoform X2, giving the protein MDGLHGADACFSPGRAMSPQVRPPAGPPDVGSHYLTELLQEHQKLVPFTQVLPICSKLLGHEIMRVSSLLKHQHGGDFERLPPMASPNQMHHHQSPPMPNFCGNGFGPWNHGAHPERVGFPQGPVGWQGAPQSPSSYIVKKILRLEIPTDTYPNFNFIGRLLGPRGNSLKRIEASTGCRVFIRGKGSIKDPGKEEQLKGRPGYEHLDDPLHILIEAELPANVIDARLSKAQEILEELLKPVDESQDYYKRQQLRELAMLNSPLREESPRLSPHPSPHPSPHQGGASPFSNGGMKRSKQ; this is encoded by the exons ATGGACGGCCTGCACGGCGCGGACGCCTGCTTCTCCCCCGGGAGGGCCATGTCGCCGCAGGTCCGGCCCCCCGCCGGCCCGCCGGACGTAGGCAG CCACTACTTGACGGAGCTGTTGCAGGAGCACCAGAAGCTCGTCCCGTTCACGCAGGTGCTACCAATCTGCAGCAAGCTGTTGGGCCACG AGATAATGCGGGTGTCGTCCTTGCTTAAGCACCAGCATGGTGGGGACTTTGAGAGGTTGCCGCCGATGGCGAGTCCAAACCAGATGCATCATCATCAGTCGCCCCCAATGCCTAATTTCTGTGGAAATGGTTTTGGCCCGTGGAACCACGGGGCGCATCCGGAG AGGGTAGGTTTTCCTCAAGGACCTGTGGGTTGGCAAGGAGCACCACAAAGCCCCTCTTCATACATTGTCAAGAAGATTTTGCGGTTGGAGATACCAACAGATACTTACCCTAAT TTCAATTTTATTGGCCGTCTTCTTGGGCCAAGGGGAAACTCGTTGAAGAGGATTGAAGCCTCTACAGGTTGTCGTGTTTTTATCAGAGGGAAGGGCTCAATTAAAGATCCTGGGAAG GAGGAACAGCTGAAGGGAAGACCTGGTTACGAACACTTGGATGATCCCCTGCATATCTTGATTGAAGCAGAGTTACCTGCCAATGTCATTGATGCAAGACTCTCAAAAGCACAAGAGATCCTAGAAGAGTTGTTGAAACCAGTG GATGAATCACAAGACTACTACAAGAGGCAGCAACTCCGCGAGCTTGCCATGCTGAACTCACCGCTCCGAGAGGAGAGCCCTCGTCTAAGCCCGCATCCAAGTCCGCACCCAAGCCCGCATCAAGGCGGCGCTTCACCCTTCAGTAACGGTGGGATGAAACGAAGCAAACAATGA
- the LOC119348709 gene encoding KH domain-containing protein SPIN1-like isoform X1: MDGLHGADACFSPGRAMSPQVRPPAGPPDVGSHYLTELLQEHQKLVPFTQVLPICSKLLGHEIMRVSSLLKHQHGGDFERLPPMASPNQMHHHQSPPMPNFCGNGFGPWNHGAHPERVGFPQGPVGWQGAPQSPSSYIVKKILRLEIPTDTYPNFNFIGRLLGPRGNSLKRIEASTGCRVFIRGKGSIKDPGKEEQLKGRPGYEHLDDPLHILIEAELPANVIDARLSKAQEILEELLKPVVRDESQDYYKRQQLRELAMLNSPLREESPRLSPHPSPHPSPHQGGASPFSNGGMKRSKQ; the protein is encoded by the exons ATGGACGGCCTGCACGGCGCGGACGCCTGCTTCTCCCCCGGGAGGGCCATGTCGCCGCAGGTCCGGCCCCCCGCCGGCCCGCCGGACGTAGGCAG CCACTACTTGACGGAGCTGTTGCAGGAGCACCAGAAGCTCGTCCCGTTCACGCAGGTGCTACCAATCTGCAGCAAGCTGTTGGGCCACG AGATAATGCGGGTGTCGTCCTTGCTTAAGCACCAGCATGGTGGGGACTTTGAGAGGTTGCCGCCGATGGCGAGTCCAAACCAGATGCATCATCATCAGTCGCCCCCAATGCCTAATTTCTGTGGAAATGGTTTTGGCCCGTGGAACCACGGGGCGCATCCGGAG AGGGTAGGTTTTCCTCAAGGACCTGTGGGTTGGCAAGGAGCACCACAAAGCCCCTCTTCATACATTGTCAAGAAGATTTTGCGGTTGGAGATACCAACAGATACTTACCCTAAT TTCAATTTTATTGGCCGTCTTCTTGGGCCAAGGGGAAACTCGTTGAAGAGGATTGAAGCCTCTACAGGTTGTCGTGTTTTTATCAGAGGGAAGGGCTCAATTAAAGATCCTGGGAAG GAGGAACAGCTGAAGGGAAGACCTGGTTACGAACACTTGGATGATCCCCTGCATATCTTGATTGAAGCAGAGTTACCTGCCAATGTCATTGATGCAAGACTCTCAAAAGCACAAGAGATCCTAGAAGAGTTGTTGAAACCAGTGGTACGC GATGAATCACAAGACTACTACAAGAGGCAGCAACTCCGCGAGCTTGCCATGCTGAACTCACCGCTCCGAGAGGAGAGCCCTCGTCTAAGCCCGCATCCAAGTCCGCACCCAAGCCCGCATCAAGGCGGCGCTTCACCCTTCAGTAACGGTGGGATGAAACGAAGCAAACAATGA